AATTTAAATATGGTGACTGGAAAAACAGTACAGATTGTGGAATGATTTCTGACTGTGTGCAAGTTTTACTTTTGCCAGAACAGAAATGCTTCTTGAAGGTTTGCATTAGATCAGCtgtatatataagataagaaaatcgttatttgtcccacaatggagaaatttgcattgCATGCATATGTGTGGTTTCCAGCAAATATTGCTGTCAATCATGACCcaaatgaattgaattaaatTTACATTTCGCTATATTTATACTCTCcgttaatgtatttatttgtttccttGATTTAACATTTGTGAATACCATTAATTCTGTCTTTCTTAAATGTATTCCTAACTTCTTCTCATCAAACCATATTTTACACGCGATTGCATTCTAGAAAATATATTactcatgagaaaaaaatttcAAGAAGCAATCAATGTCGGAGGAGTAACATCGGTTTatatgaacattttaaaaaacattacatttatgGAAAGTCGGTATTTTCTCTCCATTGCAAGTTGTGATTGAGATGAAAAGAGCGTCACAGATTAATGAACCCAACATCCGAAGATCTGCTCACCTCAGGTCGAAATTTCTCTCAGGTCAGGCCGCTCGGAAAGAAAGACAAACAGTCAATGGGAGGAAACTTGGGTTGTCTCTAATGAAAATGCTGTGACACTTATTAAGCAATTTAAATTCTTGTGGCCCTCCCACCAGTTCTCATGGctctcatttctttttcttgttttcctcaTCTCATATTGCCTTCTATTTCGCGCTTGATGAgtttaacatactgtacatatattaaTTAAATATTAGTTCATTCAAGACTGAATGCCTACAttcttataaatatatatattttttgctaatTTCATATATTTGGTGACCGAGAaccacgtctgcttcacagacGCGAGATCACGAGTTTGAATTTTGGCCtgaccctgtgtggagtttacatttttcaaaaacaggACTTGTGAGCCTGTGAGGTAAAGTGAAGGCTGTGAATTCCCCATATAGGGAAGGCGAGGCAGCTTTATTGAtacagcacatttcatacacaaggcgacTCATTTAAACATTGACAGAAAACtttaaaaatgttacattttaaaagtaattaaaaaaaatacaaggtgTCTAAAAGTGCTACATAAAAatgaactatttaaaaaaatgattagagGACTTAATCTGAATTTCAAACCATTTACGCTTAaggctgacttcacttctgttggcagTTTATCGCATTTGCGTGCAGCGCAACAACTAAATGCAGCTTCACCTTGTTTACTTTGACCTCTGGCCTCCACTCATTGACTCACTTGCGCAGATTCCACAGCCCGACTAGGTTTATATTCAATTAGCATTTCTTTAATGAATTTGTGTATGTATGGGCGTGAAGGTGACTTTCAATGGCTGTTTACACATCCCTGCTCAAATTCCAGGTGACTTTTAGATGAAAAAGATGAAGCCATGATAAATaattacaacatttttttcccaccattaCTGTAAATTATAACTTGCACAAACAATCTGAAAAAAAGGGGAAGCGGAATTCCTGTCCTGGAATTGAGTTAGGGCAATATAGTTGCACAAATGGTTGTACAATCCCTAAAACAACCATTTACCAGCCAGAAAAGATCTCCAGACTAAAGAAGTGTTGCAAGCAGCAGACCTGTCACCACACCTCAGTCTTTAGGAGCTCACACGAAATGTCTACTGTTGCTGTGCGGTCAACCTGCACAAATcaactgaaatgaaaagaaaggaaGTAGGAATAGTTACTGCAACGTGgttgcacaaattgttgtacaaTCACCAAAACAGCCATTAACCCAGCCGGAAAAGATCTCCAGACCGAAGTGTTGCAAATAGCAAATAGCAAATAGCAAATAGCAGACGCATCAGACCTCAGTTTTTAGGGGGCCATATGAAATGCATGGGGGAGCCCAATTATTATTACCCGATAAACAACTGCATGCATGCGATTCAAATGCACCAGTGCAACTTTTGCATCTTTTTATGGATCATGCTTCAGACAAGAACTCTCACATTTGacgatttgtgtttgttttttggtggtgcAGTGTCACAAACGTTCTGCTGGCTTGACTCGTCACAATTTTGGCGATGTTAGCACGACAAGCACAACACTTCACTCCAGCTCATGTTTCTATTTATATAGTACATTTCATACGCAAGGGAACGCAATGCgtttcacacaagcaaagacacaACACTGAGCACTTAGAAACACAACAGTGGCCAACATTCAgagcaaagcagagaaaacaaaaagtagCTTGCAAAATTCACCAGAAAACTTGTGGGGtaaattgaacattctaaatttcccttatagttgtgaatgtgagtttgaatggttgtttgcttgTTTACACATCCCTGTTCAAATTCCAGgttatttttcatgtaaaaaaaagtgatactgtgacaaatcattgaaaaactttttccaccattaatgtgaacgAATACCTGTACACATcaaccatacctgtcaactcatacggtttagacatagttcatacggattttctggtgaatcttacgtatatggccgtatcgcacaaatcatacggattctgaaaatcccccccccccattcctaacaggtagttccgtttgcttttgcccagaatggtgctagtctactcgaatgctttcatttccggtaactttccagtaaatcacgtggttcctacttgaaaacagcagagtatTCATTGCAATACATTAACCAggcattgtattatggagatctacaataagtatcattgaaaattttgtggggtttttttctgccgttattttgacatataaaatgctttggtatgttataaggatttttttggtactttatacaggttggcgctccgaagagttgacaggtatgcatcaactgaaaaaaagaggaagcatACAGTAAATTCTGTGCGCAACTGAGCTATTGCAATACGGTTGCTCAAATAGTTGACCAATTCctaaaacagctttttttaccAGCCGAAAAAGATTTCCAGATTGAAATGTTGCAGACAGTTCATCTGACGGCACAATCTCAAAATCAGCTCATTCACAATACTGCAGTTGACCTCTGCACAATGCTGCAGTTGAGCTTCTGACCagaacaaagacattaaatgttGCTAGTGTCAAGAATTTTAACAAGTTCTATtctgtaaaaatgtgaaaatttatTTTAAGTGGGGCGCAATCATCAATGCACTCCCCACCAGCTTCTTCGGGCCTTAGTCTTCAAAGCATGCTGCCTTTGattgtagcctttttttttttttttaccaaactgGCCATGATCATAATTTAtagtaatataaaatatatcgtAAGGTATCTGTGGAAAACATTATACCAAGTTGGGTGACAATGTGCCACTGTCCTGTTACTTTTTTTCTACAGGTTTGCAGAcacaatgttgacatttttgtacaGTATTCGAGTGCATAAACTGTCAGTGCAGCGTCTCTGGCGCCCTCTACTGTTGTCCGTCTGAAGCACATTTGCACACCATCATGGCGGCACAGGCTCGCGCTGTGGTCTCAGCCCAGTGGCTTTCGGACGCAATCCGGAACGGCCTCGTAGGCTCCAAGATTCGGGTTCTAGATTCGTCATGGTACCTGCCGATAACCAAACGGGACCCGAAAGCGGAGTTCGCGGAGAAGCACATCCCGGGCTCTTCTTACTTCGACATAGACGAGTGCAGTGACCAAAGTTCACCGTACGACCACATGTTGCCCACTAGCAGCCACTTTTCACGCTACGTGGGCGAGCTGGGCATCGGCAACGACACGCATGTAGTGGTGTACGATACGAACGGCTTCGGCTCGTACAGCGCCCCCCGCGTCTGGTGGATGTTCCGACTGTTCGGTCACAACTCGGTGTCGGTGCTGGACGGGGGCATGAAGAACTGGTTGGCCGAAGGGCGCCCGGTGACGTCAGAGCAAGTGAAGCCGGAGCGCAAAGACTTCAAGGTGACCACGAACAACACGGCGTGGGTGAAGACTTATGAGGACGTGCTGGAGAACATCAGCAACAAGACGATCCAGGTGGTAGACGCAAGATCTGCTGGCAGGTACAGGGGGGTCGAACCGGAGCCGAGAGAGGGTGAGCAAGCTTTCGCAACGCCCCAATTTATGACGAATAAACTTGTACGTAAATCGGAAGGCGTCCGAGACTACCACTTGAGTTCCCAGATATTTTGAGTCCAGGAAAATACTCGTTTTTTtattccacccatccattttccgaaccgcttcatcctcactagggtcgcgggggggtgctagagcctacctcagccgtcttcgggcagtaggcgggggacaccctgaatcagttgccagccaatcgcagggcacacatagacgaacaaccatccacacccacactcacaccgagggtcaatttagagcgcccaatcagcctgcatgtttttggaatgtgggaggaaaccggagcacccggagaaaacccacgcatgcccggggagaacatgcaaactccaaacagggaggccggagctggaatcgaacccggtacctctgcactgtgaagccgacgtgctaaccactgggctaccgggccgcccctagttttttttttagtccaattAAATTTTTTCTGTAGTTAAGTTTCTAAATTATTTCATTTACCACGTAGGAAAAACATTCattgaatgattttgaaaaataatgtgtTTGCAATTTTCCCTCCTCACtattgtgattttttggggggggttttcactgtgcTTTTCCCATGTACTTGTTCAACACTGTATGATGAGGCGCATTGTGTAACTGCGGTAAAGGAACTTAAATATAGGGCATTGGATAATCTTTGCTCCACATTTTAAATTTCTAAACAGGTACCCTACCGGGCCACTTCCCCGGTGCGATCAACATGCCGTTCACTTCCTTCCTGGAAGCCTCTGGAAAGTATCTGGCCAATGAGGACCTGTCCAGACGATTCAGGGAAGCCGGTGTGAAATTGGACCAGCCGCTGTGGGCCACCTGCGGTTCTGGCGTGACGGCGTGCCTCGTCGTTTTGGCTGCTCACCTGCTCGGGCACCCGGGGGTGTGCGTTTATGACGGCTCCTGGGCCGAGTGGTTTCAACGAGCATCTCCTGAAAACGTCATCTCAGAGGGAGAGGGAAAGAAAATGTGAGGCAGTCGTCTCTGTAACAGAAGAAAGAAATTGGTTTGTCCCAAGTGGATTCAACTCTTGCACATTTTAAATGACACAATGCTGCGTTATAAAAGTATATGAAATAATCTATGCCACCGTTAACATGTTACTCAAGCAGAGCAATATTTGAATGCTGCAACCGTGCTTAAAGTGTATAAAGCAATGTCATCCAGTGACATCTATTATGCCGTTTGTGTTGCTAGTTCACAAACAAAGTGCACTTATTGATTAGAGGAGTGGTCTTTCGCAAATCCTGCACGAAAGgcattctttcatttttttctctccgcaTGATTCCATTTAAACTTTGTCATGCTCATGACTTGTTCTCATTATTCATTCACCAGAAAAGTAAATACTCATTTTTTTTAGGTGCGCGGGCAGTTAGCAGGAACCTGGGTTGAATACAGATTGTAGCAGCGTATATGTTATTAAAGACAACTTGAAATATCAAAAGTGTTTCTTGTTTCTGCTGTGTTGTCCACTAACTGTTAAATGTCAACAAACCGGGGCTGTGCAAATTGGTGACCAAAAGTCTAAATATTTGTAGATATCCAAAGTGCTTATTAACATAGTGAGGCATTAAAACCACGTTTTACCGAAATTTGTCGTTATAGCATGCGGTTGTAAAtacctgtacatttttttatgtaataTGTAAGCCACGGTGATGTGGTTGGTAAAAGCCATCTGGCaatttgtatatttattttatactttCTTTAGAGTGCTTAACCCAAAGTTTACTGCTTACTTGTTTTATTCACTCTCCATTCTGGATTATGTCACATTTCTGTCCATTCGCATAAAAGATTCCAAAGATCAAAACACCATCAATCTAGAGGTATTTACCCAGTTTGCACATGTAATGCCTATGTCGGGTTTTTATGGCTCCCAGACAAATTCTTAGTGTTGTGCTTTGAATtactttgaacttttttttaaaatcgtaGCCGCTTTTCTGCTTTTCAGGCAACTTCACACATCTGGTGCAGTTTTCCCCTGAATTGCAGTCATCTGTAAGCCATTTTTTTAAGGGCAATTCAAGATGCGCCTGTACTTCTCTGGAAGTAatctcgagagagagagagagaatctgtTATGCTTTGTACTAAAAAATGTGGGATCCACTGGCATATTTTGTTGTGGAAAGACATCTTTACGTAATCACAATGCACTTCAGCAACCTTTTGCACCAAATGGTCCCGCCTTGCCCAACAGTTCCGAGGCCCTGAAATTTGTTGACCAAAATTTCCACGGAATCTACACTGGGTATGGCGGCACAAGTTCGCGCCGTGGTCTCCGCCGAGTGGCTCGAGGACGCGATTCAAAACGGTCTCGTGGGCTCCAAGATTCGAGTCCTGGACTCGTCATGGTACGTGCCGGTAGCCAAACGGGACCCGAAAGCGGAGTTCGCGGAGAGGCACATCCCGGGCTCTTCGTTTTTCGACATGGTCGAGTGCAGTGACCAGAGCTCACCTCTTTGCCACACGCTCCCCACGAGCAGCCACTTTTCACGCTACGTGGGCGAGCTGGGCATCGGCAACGACACGCATGTGGTGGTTTACGACGCGCACGAGTTCGGCTTGTACACCGCGCCCCGCGTCTGGTGGATGTTCCGATTGTTCGGACATGACTCGGTGTCGGTGCTGGACGGGGGCATGAAGAACTGGTTGGCCGAAGGGCGCCCGGTGACGTCAGAGCAAGTGAAGCCGGAGCGCAAAGACTTCAAGGTGTCCACGAACAACACTGCGTGGGTGAAGACTTATGAGGACGTGCTGGAGAACATCAGCACCGGGAAGATCCAGGTGGTAGACACCAGGCCTGCGGGCAGGTACAGGGGGGTCGAACCGGAGCCCATAGAGGGTGAGCAGACTTTGGCAATTGTGTTTGAGTTTGGATCAAGCTTTTTCTTGATGAGttgatcaggaaaaaaaatgcaatcgttGCTTTAGCAGACTAAACAGTAAGCAACAATTTTGCCAGTCATTCATACCTAATGAAAGTTGGTTAAATTTGTGTTGTTACTCAGTGGAGGGAagtaacaaaatacaaatacttAATTATTGTCCTCAAGTATATTTTCAAGTAACTGCACTTCGACTCGAGTACCACAGTGCATTTGAATGCTGATGAAATGGATGAGCtgcacatttttaaattttagggCGACTCACCCGCGATTATTTCTAGATGTCAATTATTTTTCACTTAATTGATGAATCacattgtgtatgtgtataaataaataaattcctaATGAATATTAATCTCAATTGCCTACGGAAAGTCCTGTGAATTTACCCTTTGTCTGAATAGTGCAGTTCTTGAttgtatatatttgtttgttttgaaacaggCACTCTACCTGGCCACTTCCTCGGTGCGGTCAACTTGCCATTTACCTCCTTCATGGAATCCTCAGGGAAGTTTCTGGCAAATGAGGACCTGTCCAGACGATTCTGGGAAGTCAAGCTCAGATTGGGCCAGCCGATGTGGGCCACGTGCTCTTGTGGCGTGACGGCATGCTTTGCTGTTCTGGTTGCTCAGTGGCTCGGACACCCGGGCGTGTGCGTTTATGACGGCTCTTGGTCCGAGTGGTTTAAAAGAGCATCTCCTGAAAACATCATCTCAGAAGGAGAGGGAAAGAAAATGTGAGACAGGCGACTAGGTCAGAGGGGGCTCGAGTCAGTGTTAGCAGTAAAGAGAGATGCGTGTTACAAGTGAATTCAACGTTTGTACTTTTAAACTGCATTAGTGATTTCTCGCAGTTTATGATGTAATCGATGCACACTTTAGTTGTTACTCAAGGAGTGTTAGAACGTTGTTACAGTAAGATGATTAGTCATGCATGAAATGTATTCTGGTTTCAGTTTTCTTGCAGGATTCCATTTAAACTGTCATACTCATTTGTTCTCATTCATTAAACAGTTGCGAAAAGTAAACATTGAGTTTGTTTTGAGCTTGCAAGCCTTCTTGCAATATGTGCCGAACACAACAGTAGTCCTGGGAAATAACAGAGTACAAATACTTAATTTCCGGAGACTTATACGGCCTTTTACTTCTAATCCCTAAATTTCAAAGCACATACCCGTTTTCTCCCCTTTCCCCACTTTGTCCAAGTAGGCTCTGTACTTTGTTCAACCTTACCGGATGGTGACACTATGGAAACAAGTCACGATGAAAGAGAGGTACACGTATGTTAACTGTTAGTGAGGttcattttattgattgtttgAAAAACAGGAATTGTTTCATAATTGAGGAAAACATTTGTATGCAGAGTTTAAGGGTATTTTATATCATTGCCCAAATATAAGTTTACCTTTGCAGTTAAGTACGTTTCAGAgtctgtgatttttattttatttttttacttaatcAGTTCAATCAGTAATTCTATGGttacctgactttttttctataaaaacatccaataaaaataaaatacatcataaCAAGATATTGCTATTTAAAGGAGGTCTGAAGACTTCgttgtattttaaaatttaattttcGTCGTGGGACAGCAATCTGAATCAATTCCGTATAAGGAAGtttatgaatgaataattggagCGACAAATCCTTCAGTCGTGTATGGTACCACAACAAAGATGGCTGTCGGACTTCACGTAGGTCCCAGGGCTGTCCATAAAATTGCCTGAAGGTCCTCcagaaataaacaaattggggtCCTCGTCCTTAGATGTATGCTAGTCGCGGAGTCGCAGTTACGATCTATATATTGCGCATTTCAAGAAAATTGTGAAAATTTTAACATCAGCATCCTCGTTTTAGATTGCTAAAGGAATGTTGAACAAAGCGTCGTTGTATCGGCTCGATCATTTACGTCCCTAGTGgcccattatttttgttttccaacgACGAAGGGTGTGTTTTCTTCGGTCGCGCTAACGCCGCTAAGAAGCCATACAGTTGACTTAATTTTGATATTCCCCGAAAAGTAGCTGGTGGGTTTCGTTTTAAGATAgacttcattttgcatttaaacTGATAAAGAGAAATATATGGCTCCACTGAGTCGAGTCATTATAGCATGTGGTTACTGCGGTTAAATTAaccatgtttaatttttttcaacgtGTTTTACGATTCGTGTCTATATACGTTGCTGTCATTTTTGTAAACTCCTCCAGAGGCTGTACTAGGTTTACATGTCTATTATTTTATATCAGTTGTTTGGCATGTTCCCATAGGGAGGGGTTAATGAGCATCAATGTCAGGCATTGCGCTTAGCAGACTGTCCCAGGAGCGCAAAGCCTGGAGAAAAGACCACCCGTTTGTTAGTACGCCTTTTTATATTCCCCAAATCACCAATACCTTTCTCTCAGGACTCCCTCAAATTGGTTTACTTCTTGCAGGGTTTTGTTGCTGTGCCTACCAAGAATCCAGATGGAACCATGAATCTGATGAATTGGGAATGTGCCATTCCTGGAAAGAAAGGCGTAAGTTTTCAAGCACTGTatgaaatctaaatttaatctaCAATATAGATGTATTCTatgcacaaaatacaaatttgtgGCTAACCGGCGGCAATGGCTATGTACAGGACAGTTAGGTAAGATCGACAGAGGCAGGGGCTTAAGCTACACAGTGGACACTGATTGAatgattgtgtttattttagggCTAACAGCTACAGTGCATATAAAATGTCCACGCACCGGTGtaaaaatgccccaaaaaagAGAGCGCAAGATCATTTCAAAAcctgtacaacaacaaaaaaatctatggACGATCAATTAAAACGGACATTGCACGTGTGTTCACACCCACTtattccaaaatgtatttttggcaCAACCACATGgtggtggcagcatcatgctttagggctgttttttcttcagctggaactgAATGTTTTGACAGGATGGaaagaattatgaacagttcaaagTCGCTCGACTAACCTACTAGAACATGTTTGAGGTTGATCAGTTGTTGCGATTGTGTCCTGACTCCCATTGAGCACGAATTGAATGTTATTTATTGGTTAAATCTGAACACAGCAATGTCAGTTTTAATATGCACAACCATATTATTTCGGTTTATTTTGACTTctctttatataaaaaaaaataagatgagTAAGGTGAACACTATGAGATTAGTTTTGCAAAATGGACATCTTAATTGGGTCCTAAACAGCTCTTGAGTGCAACATCTGATCCAACAAGGCAAAAgtctatcttttttttgtttttgaaataccACAGTAGCATTCTCGCGCGCTGGGGTTTTCCACCGGGGCTTTGGGTTCTTTGAACAACTCTCCATGTCATTTCATGTGGCTGTGTTTTGGACTAAGGACGTTTTTACCCCTGTGATTGTTAGACCTTGTGGGAGGGAGGACTGTATAAACTCAGGATGCTCTTCAAGGACGACTACCCCTCCTCACCACCCAAATGTGAGTCCCACCGATACCACACGTCTTAACTTCGGCCACCTCGTGACAAACCCCGCAGCACAATCTCGCAAATATCCAAGCATCTCTGTCAACATCACAGTCggaaatatttgatatactctAAGATTTCTTAAATCTCTTTTTCGACCACCCCTTCAGGCAAGTTTGAGCCACCGATATTCCATCCAAACGTCTACCCATCCGGTACCGTTTGTCTGTCCATCCTGGAGGAGGACAAAGATTGGAGGCCCGCTATCACCATCAAACAGGTTTTCATAGTTGTTGTTACATAAAGCTGTGGTAAGGGCGAAATTGTTTCTAAAAGTTTTCGACTTTCACTTTTAATGGTATTGTGCGTTTTCAGATTCTGTTGGGAATCCAGGAGCTGCTGAATGAGCCCAACATTCAAGACCCAGCACAAGCAGAGGCTTACACAATTTACTGGTATGCATCCACCGAGTGGTGAATtcatagcttttattttgaagtttcatTGTAATTGaaattccaattccaatttGCTGAACTTTGTCAGCTCCGCCGTGCTTATGTGTGGACATACCGTTAAGCCCCGCAATTATTCATCCTCTAGCAAAATTTTGAGTTGTGCCAAAAGTCTGCAAGAAGACATTTAATAATTCACAATGAAATTATACGTTGTGTGCCATCTTCATTGATGAGAAAGCCTGCCGGTCACAATCAAATTCATGTCAGTCATATAACAATGCAAACCAAAATTCTGCGTCTTAAAATAACCCCCACGATTAATTATTAGGGATTAAAATGCAATATTGTGTTTTTCCGTTCCAGTCAGAACCGGATGGATTACGAGAAGCGGGTCAGGGCCCAAGCCAAGAAGTTTGCACCCACATAAATCTGGCAGGGAAGAAAGC
This region of Hippocampus zosterae strain Florida chromosome 17, ASM2543408v3, whole genome shotgun sequence genomic DNA includes:
- the mpst gene encoding 3-mercaptopyruvate sulfurtransferase isoform X2 produces the protein MAAQARAVVSAQWLSDAIRNGLVGSKIRVLDSSWYLPITKRDPKAEFAEKHIPGSSYFDIDECSDQSSPYDHMLPTSSHFSRYVGELGIGNDTHVVVYDTNGFGSYSAPRVWWMFRLFGHNSVSVLDGGMKNWLAEGRPVTSEQVKPERKDFKVSTNNTAWVKTYEDVLENISTGKIQVVDTRPAGRYRGVEPEPIEGTLPGHFLGAVNLPFTSFMESSGKFLANEDLSRRFWEVKLRLGQPMWATCSCGVTACFAVLVAQWLGHPGVCVYDGSWSEWFKRASPENIISEGEGKKM
- the mpst gene encoding 3-mercaptopyruvate sulfurtransferase isoform X1 translates to MAAQARAVVSAQWLSDAIRNGLVGSKIRVLDSSWYLPITKRDPKAEFAEKHIPGSSYFDIDECSDQSSPYDHMLPTSSHFSRYVGELGIGNDTHVVVYDTNGFGSYSAPRVWWMFRLFGHNSVSVLDGGMKNWLAEGRPVTSEQVKPERKDFKVTTNNTAWVKTYEDVLENISNKTIQVVDARSAGRYRGVEPEPREGTLPGHFPGAINMPFTSFLEASGKYLANEDLSRRFREAGVKLDQPLWATCGSGVTACLVVLAAHLLGHPGVCVYDGSWAEWFQRASPENVISEGEGKKM
- the LOC127590352 gene encoding SUMO-conjugating enzyme UBC9-like isoform X1 gives rise to the protein METSHDEREGGVNEHQCQALRLADCPRSAKPGEKTTRLLGFVAVPTKNPDGTMNLMNWECAIPGKKGTLWEGGLYKLRMLFKDDYPSSPPKCKFEPPIFHPNVYPSGTVCLSILEEDKDWRPAITIKQILLGIQELLNEPNIQDPAQAEAYTIYCQNRMDYEKRVRAQAKKFAPT
- the LOC127590352 gene encoding SUMO-conjugating enzyme UBC9-like isoform X2, which produces MSGIALSRLSQERKAWRKDHPFGFVAVPTKNPDGTMNLMNWECAIPGKKGTLWEGGLYKLRMLFKDDYPSSPPKCKFEPPIFHPNVYPSGTVCLSILEEDKDWRPAITIKQILLGIQELLNEPNIQDPAQAEAYTIYCQNRMDYEKRVRAQAKKFAPT